GCCACCTCCTGGAGAAGAAGTCCTCCACCCGCACCCGCCGGCTGACGGGCGTGGTCGAGGTCGCCAAGGCCGACGTCAAGCGCATCAAGAAGCTGCTCGGCCGCTGACGCGCGCCACCTGAGCCCAAGAAGGAGTTGAGATGGCACGCGTCAAGCGGGCTGTGAACGCCCAGAAGAAGCGCCGTACCCTGCTGGAGACCGCGAGCGGTTACCGCGGCCAGCGCTCCCGGCTGTACCGCAAGGCCAAGGAGCAGGTGCTGCACTCGATGCAGTACGCCTACCGGGACCGTCGCGACCGCAAGGGCGACTTCCGGCAGTTGTGGATCCAGCGGATCAACGCGGGTGCCCGCGCCAACGGGATGACCTACAACCGCCTGATCCAGGGCATGCGCCTGGCCGGCATCGAGGTCGACCGCAAGATCCTGGCCGACCTGGCCGTCAACGACGCCGCCGCGTTCGCGGCGATCGTCGAGCTGGCCCGGGCCGCGGTCCAGGCCGAGGGCACCGGCGGCGCGGCGGCCCAGGCCGCCTGATCCCCGCACAACGCGCCGAGGCGTCCCTCCTGAGACGGGGGACGCCTCGCGCTGTGTGGTGAGGACACCATGCCCTTCACACCGCGTACGCCCCGGGTGGTCGCCGCCCGCCGCCTGCACCGTCGGCGCGAGCGCGACGCCACCGGCCGGTTCCTGGCCGAGGGACCGCAGGCGGTCCGCGAGGCGCTGACCCGCCCGGACACCGTGGTCGAACTCTTCGGCACCCCCGAGGCCCTGGACCGGTACGCCGACCTGGCGGCAGCCGCCGCCGGTGCCGACGTACCCGTCTCCGAGGTGACCGACGAGGCGCTCGCGGCCCTCGCCGAGACCGTCGCCCCGCAGGGTCTGGTCGCCGTCTGCCGGCACCTCGACGTGCCCCTGGCCGCCGCGTTGGCCCGCGCCCCACGGCTGGTCGCCGTGCTGGCCGGGATTCGGGACCCGGGCAACGCCGGCACCGTGCTGCGCACCGCGGACGCGGCCGGCGCCGCCGTGGTGGTCTTCGCCGGGGAGGCGGTCGACCCGTACAACGGCAAGTGCGTACGCTCCTCGGCTGGCAGCCTGTTCCACGTCGACGTGGTCCGTGAGCGCGAGCCGGCGGCCGTGGTGGCCGCCGTGCGTGCCGCGGGCCTGGCCGTGCTCGCCGCCACCGGGTACGGCGAGGACGACCTCGACGACCTGGCCGACGCCGGCCGGCTCGCCACGCCCACCGCCTGGCTGTTCGGCTCGGAGGCGCACGGCCTTCCCGACAACCTGGTCAAGGCTGCGGACCACCGGGTCCGGGTGCCGTTGCACGGGCGGGCCGAGAGCCTGAACCTGGCTGCGGCTGCCGCCGTCTGCCTGTACGCTTCAGCGAGAGCGCAGCGCTGACCTGAGGTCAGGCGCAGAGCACTGAGGAGAACGGCCCCCATGGTGAACGCAGTACGGCGTTCGTTTAGCCAGCCCGCCGGTGTCGGCGGGCGGCGGGACTGACCTGCTCTCCGCACAACTCCCACCGGCGGGCTGCGGCACAGCCGCGCGTCCGTAGACTCGCTTCGCCGCCCGAGAGGGCTGGCGCCGCCGTGAGGGAGTGCCCGTACGCCATGAGCTACCGCAACGATCCGTACGACCCGAAGCAGGTCGCCCTGCTCGACCCGGCCGCCCTGGCCGAGGCCGTGACCGAGGCCGAGAAGGCGTTCGCCGCCGCCGGTGACCCCGACGCGCTTACCGCGGTGCGTCCGGCGCACCTCGGCGACCGGGCCCCGGTCGCGCTGGCCCGCCGGGAGATCGGCGCGCTGCCGCCGGCCGCCAAGGCCGACGCCGGCAAGCGGGTAAACGAGGCCCGCCGCGCCATCGAGCAGGCGTACGCCGCCCGTGCCGAGGTCCTGGAGCGCGAGCAGGCCGAGCGGGTGCTGGTGGAGGAGCGCGTCGACGTGACGCTGCCCTACGACCGGCGACCGCGCGGCGCCCGGCACCCGATCACGGTGCTGATGGAGCAGATCAGCGACCTGTTCATCGGGATGGGTTACGAGGTGGCCGAGGGGCCCGAGGTCGAACTGGAGTGGACCAACTTCGACGCGCTGAACATCCCGCCGGACCACCCGGCGCGCGGGCTGATGGACACCTTCCACATCGCGCCCGAGGAGTCGGGGCTGGTGCTGCGTACCCACACCTCGCCGGTGCAGGCACGCACCATGCTGGCCCGCAAGCCGCCGATCTACGTGGTGGTGCCGGGGCGGGTCTACCGCACCGACGAGTTGGACGCCACCCACGCGCCGGTCTTCCACCAGGTCGAAGGGCTGGTGGTGGACCGGGGCATCACGATGGCGCACCTGCGCGGCACGCTTGACCACTTCGCGCGGGCGATGTTCGGCGAGGGCGCGCGGACCCGCTTCCGGCCGCACTACTTCCCCTTCACCGAGCCGTCGGCCGAGTTCGACGTCTGGTTCCCGGAGCACCGCGACGGGCCGCGCTGGGTGGAGTGGGGCGGCTGCGGCATGGTGAACCCGCGGGTGCTGCGCGCCTGCGGCATCGACCCGGAGGTCTACTCCGGCTTCGCCTTCGGTATGGGCATCGACCGGACGGTGATGTTCCGGCACGGGGTCAGCGACATGCGCGACATGGCCGAGGGGGACGTGCGGTTCACCCGCGCGTTCGGGGCCGGGGTGTAGGGCGACGGGTACGAGTCACGGAGACGGTGGATCAAAGTCATGCGAGTTTCTCTCAGTTGGCTGCGGGAGTACGTGGACATCCCGGCCAACCTGCCCGTCAACGAGTTGGAGCGGGCCCTGGTCGACCTCGGCATCGAGGTGGAGTCCATCGTGGACCTGTCCGGTACGGTCACCGGGCAGCTGGTGGTCGGCGAGGTCCTGGAGATCGAGGAGCTGACCGGCTTCAAGAAGCCGATCCGGTTCTGCCGGGTGAACGTCGGGTCCGCAAACGGCACCGGCGCGCCGCAGGAGATCGTCTGCGGGGCGCGCAACTTCGCCCCCGGTGACCGGGTCGTGGTGATCCTGCCCGGCGGGGTGCTGCCGGGCGGCTTCGCCATCGGTGCACGCAAGACGTACGGACGCAACTCCCACGGCATGATCTGCTCGGTCAAGGAGTTGGGGCTGGGCGACGACCACTCCGGCATCCTGGTGCTGCCCGAGCACGTGGTCGCCGAGCCCGGCACCGACGCGCGTCCGGTGGTCGGGCTCGACGACATCATCGTCGAGGTGGAGATCACCCCGGACCGGGGCTACCAGATGTCGCTGCGCGGGCTGGCCCGCGAACTGGCGCACGCCTTCGGCGTCGACTACGCCGACCGGGGCCGGCTGCCCGCGACGCCCGGCACCGCCGAGCCGGCGTACCCGGTCGAGGTGCGCGACCCGGTCGGCTGCGACCGGTTCGCCGCCCGGATGGTGCGCGGCGTCGACCCGACGGCGCAGACTCCGGACTGGATGCAGCGGCGACTCACCATCGCCGGCAT
This DNA window, taken from Micromonospora sp. FIMYZ51, encodes the following:
- the rpmI gene encoding 50S ribosomal protein L35, coding for MPKMKSHTGTGKRVRVTGKGKLMKEQANKRHLLEKKSSTRTRRLTGVVEVAKADVKRIKKLLGR
- the rplT gene encoding 50S ribosomal protein L20; this translates as MARVKRAVNAQKKRRTLLETASGYRGQRSRLYRKAKEQVLHSMQYAYRDRRDRKGDFRQLWIQRINAGARANGMTYNRLIQGMRLAGIEVDRKILADLAVNDAAAFAAIVELARAAVQAEGTGGAAAQAA
- a CDS encoding RNA methyltransferase; translated protein: MPFTPRTPRVVAARRLHRRRERDATGRFLAEGPQAVREALTRPDTVVELFGTPEALDRYADLAAAAAGADVPVSEVTDEALAALAETVAPQGLVAVCRHLDVPLAAALARAPRLVAVLAGIRDPGNAGTVLRTADAAGAAVVVFAGEAVDPYNGKCVRSSAGSLFHVDVVREREPAAVVAAVRAAGLAVLAATGYGEDDLDDLADAGRLATPTAWLFGSEAHGLPDNLVKAADHRVRVPLHGRAESLNLAAAAAVCLYASARAQR
- the pheS gene encoding phenylalanine--tRNA ligase subunit alpha; its protein translation is MSYRNDPYDPKQVALLDPAALAEAVTEAEKAFAAAGDPDALTAVRPAHLGDRAPVALARREIGALPPAAKADAGKRVNEARRAIEQAYAARAEVLEREQAERVLVEERVDVTLPYDRRPRGARHPITVLMEQISDLFIGMGYEVAEGPEVELEWTNFDALNIPPDHPARGLMDTFHIAPEESGLVLRTHTSPVQARTMLARKPPIYVVVPGRVYRTDELDATHAPVFHQVEGLVVDRGITMAHLRGTLDHFARAMFGEGARTRFRPHYFPFTEPSAEFDVWFPEHRDGPRWVEWGGCGMVNPRVLRACGIDPEVYSGFAFGMGIDRTVMFRHGVSDMRDMAEGDVRFTRAFGAGV